One part of the Triplophysa rosa linkage group LG5, Trosa_1v2, whole genome shotgun sequence genome encodes these proteins:
- the LOC130555011 gene encoding sterile alpha motif domain-containing protein 9: MSTVSQKTELPHQVEEWTKEHVHYWLTKVIEVDEKHADKLYEEEVSGKDLICYNPKHLKELNIKHGLAVRIITRLNELKKLYEDGANSKLSEHSHTEAMQDTTSHKKHSSSLYPFDQSSASHRYIENYTLPPETGPGNLIDPVHEYKFMGRTDDIHVMKKKLNKEVFRFAAGCMNSRTNGTIHFGVADSKNSEYAHGEIIGVRVENKDNIIDHFNQGIKSYFEGHADEAKACIRQPRFVEVLCPNSTLSGKYVIEVDVVPSHSVVQSKLFYIQTLDEDNQWKKSKGNSLFIRGGAATRDICKIGNPKDLQCEIAQINTQLNVLDNRRKEAEKRPESKRTSNQGEKLKNLLTCGGNMLDHYNYYIIATNKSHSEQLQHLQFMTTLKLFCVLDFDPNSAKDGSCHYYRKDRIANLHKPSQFFGDPGTVVNTLNLYKQPSWVFCNGRKDLDNDADKPLQPSEWLRNKAGEVQDMISFLCNSDTLPRGRFLVIFLLLSTVEAMNDPIFDTFMSFYKNLGGTEDILSICTSYASFQKWRDFIQARCEHDISLQSIYDLELSEINGTILKLGGNKSNAKRLLPSAGSSVVLGQKDEDLMTSLDIMCENECENIYDESSAEFKDFRIITEREFYRGGKVKWWNFYFSELPGANPFIKRDKHLSLENAIRSQTKDSRNTCVMVNLFHHPGCGATTMAMHVMWNLRKEFRCAVLKDNTVSKEEVAQHVAHLMQCGKNEQSFKTPVLLLVEDSEETENKKELQNSLRKITAETGTFVIILNCIRTNLPEVRYKESVIDSVFIKAALTDKEKCAFEKKLKELQEIEKKLKELQEIEKKLKELQEIKSFTTENFYSFMILQSNFDPEYVANVASNILKDFKVESKREELFCILALLNSYVAEPAISNSLCADFLGIKSALWGRESVLEKMEPYSCLLIEYEAEEYGGLKAVSFVHQYLATECVKQLDESHNSSRDDIVLNILHCDLLFKTFAVKDVLVQSLKNMLITRQRKAEGDEKDTLFSPLIEDINSKKDGLNKTQEIFSAALQRFNKDFAIPQALARHLYLNEKNFAQAKIWANKAKDIKENSYTVDTIGQVSRSELKYKLECKKQDTKPLTAKELKEYFELAYTATKAFKRAQSLAKTDDAPENENELYRKLSPYNISGYMGEIDMAMIVFDIIKKLPLFDECDPMKDHYIQSFLKGTVSCSNMPVSKTESGHEFVFVLQEYEPFLKSLKSQVKEAFNFIEMYYTYTKERGVDDRKDKKTRKMISIHFQNYMSVFCSSATEKQIERMQKPKISLNMEIEECRMFLEEKRADTFPGLLQFLDQKKETVETIAKKYSSMFDKSAIKTTKDKTNHLLVHIILKLIYPKSQSAKPMEDLNKLLKEILQDVGTQHQYPEPYYLAILLLWPGRNVDSRNIKTYVDKLKSSARKHLSYMSRKRSTIAHFFLGTSDGLQRLVPKVFLDRSISSVRNRNVLWQRAEIFKEPSIKNKLLRVNGTIEQGEVFTECGNLQIPVRPAFLGGVRSGCSTEKVSFYIGFAMDGPLAYDIQYEDDG, encoded by the coding sequence ATGTCAACCGTGAGTCAAAAAACAGAACTTCCTCATCAAGTGGAAGAGTGGACAAAAGAACATGTTCATTACTGGTTAACTAAGGTGATTGAAGTTGATGAAAAGCATGCAGACAAATTGTATGAGGAAGAAGTATCAGGAAAAGACTTAATTTGTTACAACCCCAAACATCTTAAGGAACTTAATATAAAGCATGGCCTAGCTGTTAGGATTATCACCAGGCTTAATGAGTTAAAAAAGCTTTATGAAGATGGAGCAAATTCTAAGTTGTCAGAACACTCCCACACAGAGGCCATGCAAGACACAACATCGCATAAAAAACACTCCAGTAGCCTCTATCCATTTGATCAGAGCTCAGCTTCTCATAGATACATTGAAAACTACACATTACCTCCAGAGACAGGACCAGGCAATCTGATCGATCCAGTTCACGAGTACAAGTTCATGGGCAGAACCGATGACATTCATGTGATGAAGAAGAAATTGAATAAAGAGGTGTTTCGGTTTGCAGCAGGGTGTATGAACAGTCGCACAAATGGAACCATACACTTTGGTGTGGCAGATTCCAAAAACTCTGAATATGCACACGGTGAGATCATTGGTGTCAGAGTTGAAAACAAGGACAacattatagaccacttcaatCAGGGCATTAAGTCATACTTTGAAGGTCACGCAGATGAAGCAAAGGCATGCATCAGACAACCACGCTTCGTAGAAGTACTGTGCCCTAACAGCACCCTGTCTGGTAAATATGTCATAGAAGTGGATGTTGTTCCATCCCACAGTGTAGTTCAGAGTAAACTGTTTTATATCCAAACTCTGGATGAGGACAATCAATGGAAAAAGAGCAAAGGGAACTCGCTCTTTATCAGAGGGGGGGCTGCAACCCGGGATATCTGCAAAATCGGCAACCCAAAAGACTTACAATGTGAAATAGcccaaataaacacacaattgAATGTTCTAGACAATAGGAGAAAAGAGGCGGAAAAAAGACCTGAAAGCAAAAGAACATCAAATCAGGGGGAAAAGCTGAAGAATCTTTTGACATGTGGAGGAAACATGCTTGATCATTATAACTACTACATAATTGCAACAAACAAAAGCCACTCTGAACAACTCCAGCATCTTCAGTTCATGACAACACTGAAACTGTTTTGTGTACTTGACTTTGATCCAAACTCTGCCAAAGATGGGTCCTGTCACTACTACAGAAAAGATAGAATTGCAAATCTTCACAAACCAAGCCAATTCTTTGGGGATCCAGGAACTGTGGTAAATACTCTTAACTTATACAAACAACCTAGTTGGGTGTTTTGTAATGGCAGAAAAGACCTTGACAATGATGCTGACAAACCACTCCAACCAAGCGAATGGTTAAGAAACAAAGCAGGAGAAGTACAAGATATGATCTCGTTCCTCTGTAACTCAGACACACTTCCAAGAGGACGATTCTTAGTCATATTCCTCCTCCTGTCAACAGTTGAAGCCATGAATGATCCAATTTTTGACACAttcatgtcattttataaaaaCCTTGGAGGGACTGAGGACATTCTAAGTATCTGCACTTCATATGCTTCCTTTCAGAAATGGAGGGATTTCATTCAAGCCAGATGTGAACATGACATTAGTCTGCAGAGTATATACGACCTGGAGCTCAGCGAAATCAATGGCACAATACTGAAACTGGGAGGGAATAAGTCAAATGCTAAAAGACTTCTTCCATCTGCTGGAAGTTCAGTGGTTCTCGGACAGAAAGACGAGGACCTAATGACATCCCTTGATATCATGTGTGAAAATGAGTGTGAAAACATATATGATGAGAGCAGTGCAGAATTTAAAGACTTCAGAATAATAACCGAGAGAGAGTTTTATAGAGGAGGCAAAGTGAAATGGTggaacttttatttttcagaGCTACCTGGAGCAAATCCATTTATAAAACGCGACAAACACTTATCACTTGAGAACGCCATCAGATCTCAGACCAAAGACTCCAGAAACACTTGCGTCATGGTGAATCTTTTTCATCACCCGGGCTGCGGTGCAACCACCATGGCCATGCACGTGATGTGGAACCTACGAAAAGAATTCAGATGTGCCGTGTTAAAGGACAACACCGTCTCAAAAGAAGAAGTAGCCCAACATGTTGCTCATTTGATGCAGTGTGGGAAAAATGAGCAGTCGTTCAAAACGCCAGTCCTGCTGTTAGTGGAAGACTCAGAAGAAACGGAGAACAAAAAAGAACTCCAGAACTCTTTGAGGAAAATCACAGCAGAAACGGGTACATTTGTCATCATTCTAAACTGCATACGTACAAACCTTCCAGAAGTTAGATACAAGGAAAGTGTTATTGACAGTGTGTTCATTAAAGCGGCGCTGACCGACAAAGAAAAATGTGCTTTTGAAAAGAAGCTTAAAGAACTTCAAGAAATTGAAAAGAAGCTTAAAGAACTTCAAGAAATCGAAAAGAAACTTAAAGAACTTCAAGAAATCAAGTCTTTCACAACAGAGAACTTCTACAGCTTCATGATCCTGCAATCCAACTTTGACCCAGAATATGTCGCAAACGTTGCTTCTAACATCTTGAAAGATTTCAAAGTTGAGAGCAAGCGAGAGGAACTCTTCTGTATACTGGCTTTGTTGAACTCATACGTGGCTGAACCTGCGATCTCAAACTCTTTATGTGCAGATTTTCTGGGTATTAAAAGTGCATTATGGGGAAGAGAATCTGTGCTGGAGAAAATGGAGCCGTACTCTTGTTTACTGATTGAATATGAGGCGGAAGAATACGGCGGATTAAAAGCAGTTAGCTTTGTCCATCAGTACCTTGCAACTGAATGTGTCAAACAGCTAGACGAGTCACATAACTCCTCCAGGGATGACATAGTCCTTAACATACTGCATTGTGATCTCCTTTTCAAAACTTTCGCAGTAAAAGATGTTCTTGTTCAGTCGCTGAAAAACATGCTGATCACTCGACAACGCAAGGCTGAAGGCGACGAGAAAGACACATTGTTTTCACCCTTGATAGAGGACATCAACTCCAAGAAGGATGGTCTAAACAAAACTCAAGAAATCTTTAGTGCTGCCCTGCAAAGATTTAATAAAGACTTCGCAATTCCTCAAGCTCTAGCGAGACATCTCTACCTGAATGAGAAGAACTTTGCACAAGCTAAAATTTGGGCAAACAAAGCCAAAGACATAAAAGAAAATTCTTATACGGTAGACACCATCGGACAAGTCTCCAGAAGTGAGCTGAAATACAAACTTGAGTGCAAAAAGCAAGATACCAAACCACTGACAGCGAAGGAGTTAAAGGAATATTTCGAGCTTGCATACACAGCAACCAAAGCCTTTAAAAGAGCTCAAAGCCTTGCAAAGACAGATGATGCccctgaaaatgaaaacgaactTTATAGAAAGTTGAGCCCTTATAATATATCTGGCTACATGGGTGAAATCGACATGGCCATGATAGTTTTTGACATCATCAAAAAACTGCCGTTGTTTGATGAATGTGATCCAATGAAAGATCATTACATTCAGAGCTTTCTCAAGGGAACCGTATCCTGCTCTAACATGCCAGTGTCTAAAACTGAATCCGGTCATGAATTTGTATTTGTTCTTCAGGAATATGAACCTTTCCTTAAATCTTTGAAATCGCAGGTAAAAGAGGCCTTTAACTTCATTGAAATGTACTACACTTACACAAAAGAAAGAGGAGTCGATGACAGGAAAGACAAGAAGACTCGCAAGATGATCTCCATACACTTTCAAAATTATATGTCAGTGTTTTGCTCCTCtgcaacagaaaaacaaattgAGAGAATGCAAAAACCAAAAATAAGCTTGAACATGGAGATTGAAGAGTGCCGAATGTTCCTGGAAGAAAAGAGGGCAGATACATTCCCAGGGCTTCTCCAGTTTTTGGACCAAAAAAAAGAGACTGTAGAAACGATTGCTAAGAAATACTCATCAATGTTCGATAAATCTGCAATCAAAACAactaaagacaaaacaaatcaCCTGCTGGTACATATAATACTGAAGCTGATTTATCCAAAATCACAGTCAGCAAAACCCATGGAGGACCTCAACAAGCTTTTGAAAGAAATTTTGCAAGATGTTGGCACACAGCATCAATACCCAGAACCGTACTATCTCGCCATACTTTTACTCTGGCCTGGAAGAAATGTTGACAGCAGGAACATTAAGACTTATGTTGATAAACTTAAAAGTTCAGCAAGAAAACATCTCTCCTATATGTCTAGAAAGAGGTCCACAATTGCACACTTCTTTCTAGGAACATCTGATGGACTTCAGAGGCTGGTGCCAAAAGTTTTCCTGGACAGATCAATCAGTAGTGTGAGGAATCGTAATGTTCTCTGGCAAAGAGCAGAAATCTTTAAGGAACCCTCAATAAAAAACAAGCTTCTCCGAGTGAATGGAACGATTGAGCAAGGTGAGGTCTTCACAGAGTGTGGAAATCTTCAAATCCCAGTGCGTCCTGCTTTCCTTGGAGGAGTGAGAAGTGGCTGCAGCACTGAGAAAGTGTCCTTCTACATTGGCTTTGCCATGGATGGACCGCTTGCTTACGACATTCAGTATGAAGATGATGGTTAG